Proteins from one Meriones unguiculatus strain TT.TT164.6M chromosome 10, Bangor_MerUng_6.1, whole genome shotgun sequence genomic window:
- the Hipk1 gene encoding homeodomain-interacting protein kinase 1 isoform X2 yields MASQLQVFSPPSVSSSAFCSAKKLKIEPSGWDVSGQSSNDKYYTHSKTLPATQGQASSSHQVANFNIPAYDQGLLLPAPAVEHIVVTAADSSGSAATATFQSSQTLTHRSNVSLLEPYQKCGLKRKSEEVDSNGSVQIIEEHPPLMLQNRTVVGAAATTTTVTTKSSSSSGEGDYQLVQHEILCSMTNSYEVLEFLGRGTFGQVAKCWKRSTKEIVAIKILKNHPSYARQGQIEVSILSRLSSENADEYNFVRSYECFQHKNHTCLVFEMLEQNLYDFLKQNKFSPLPLKYIRPILQQVATALMKLKSLGLIHADLKPENIMLVDPVRQPYRVKVIDFGSASHVSKAVCSTYLQSRYYRAPEVILGLPFCEAIDMWSLGCVIAELFLGWPLYPGASEYDQIRYISQTQGLPAEYLLSAGTKTTRFFNRDPNLGYPLWRLKTPEEHELETGIKSKEARKYIFNCLDDMAQVNMSTDLEGTDMLAEKADRREYIDLLKKMLTIDADKRITPLKTLNHQFVTMTHLLDFPHSNHVKSCFQNMEICKRRVHMYDTASVLASSSTAAAATLSLANSDVSLLNYQSALYPSSAAPVPGVAQQGVSLQPGTTQICAQTDPFQQTFIVCPPAFQTGLQATTKHSGFPVRMDNAVPIVPQAPAAQPLQIQSGVLTQGSCTPLMVATLHPQVATITPQYAVPFTLSCAAGRPALVEQTAAVLQAWPGGTQQILLPSTWQQLPGVALHNSVQPTAVIPEAMGSSQQLADWRNAHSHGNQYSTLMQQPSLLTNHVTLATAQPLNVGVAHVVRQQQTSSLPSKKNKQSAPVSSRASLEVLPSQVYSLVGSSPLRTTSSYNSLVPVQDQHQPIIIPDTPSPPVSVITIRSDTDEEEDNKYKPNSSGLKARSNVISYVTVNDSPDSDSSLNSPYSTDTLGALRGNSGTLLEGPGRTAADGTGTRTIIVPPLKTQLGDCTVATQASGLLSSKTKPVASVSGQSSGCCITPTGYRAQRGGTSAVQPLNLSQNQQSSSAPTSQERSSNPAPRRQQAFVAPLSQAPYAFQHGSPLHSTGHPHLAPAPAHLPSQPHLYTYAAPTSAAALGSTSSIAHLFSPQGSSRHAAAYTTHPSTLVHQVPVSVGPSLLTSASVAPAQYQHQFATQSYIGSSRGSAIYTGYPLSPTKISQYSYL; encoded by the exons ATGGCATCACAGCTGCAGGTGTTTTCCCCCCCATCAGTGTCGTCGAGTGCCTTCTGCAGTGCGAAGAAACTGAAAATAGAGCCCTCTGGCTGGGATGTTTCAGGACAGAGCAGCAACGACAAATATTATACCCACAGCAAAACCCTCCCAGCTACACAAGGGCAAGCCAGCTCCTCTCACCAGGTAGCAAATTTCAATATTCCTGCTTACGACCAGGGcctccttctcccagctcctgcaGTGGAACATATTGTGGTAACAGCTGCTGATAGCTCAGGCAGTGCCGCTACGGCAACCTTCCAAAGCAGCCAGACCCTGACTCATAGGAGCAACGTTTCTTTGCTTGAGCCATATCAAAAATGTGgattgaaaagaaaaagtgaggaagtcGACAGCAACGGTAGCGTGCAGATCATAGAAGAACACCCCCCTCTCATGCTGCAAAACAGAACTGTGGTGGGTGCTGCTGCCACGACCACCACTGTGACCACGAAGAGTAGTAGTTCTAGTGGAGAAGGGGATTACCAGCTGGTTCAGCATGAGATCCTTTGCTCTATGACCAACAGCTATGAAGTTTTGGAGTTCCTAGGCCGAGGGACATTTGGACAGGTGGCAAAGTGCTGGAAGCGGAGCACCAAGGAAATTGTGGCTATTAAGATCTTGAAGAACCACCCCTCCTATGCCAGACAAGGACAGATTGAAGTGAGCATCCTTTCCCGCCTAAGCAGTGAAAATGCTGATGAGTATAATTTTGTCCGTTCTTATGAGTGTTTTCAGCACAAGAATCATACCTGCCTTGTGTTTGAGATGTTGGAGCAGAACTTGTATGATTTTCTAAAGCAGAACAAGTTTAGCCCACTGCCACTCAAGTACATCAGGCCAATCTTGCAGCAGGTGGCCACAGCCCTGATGAAGCTCAAGAGTCTTGGTCTGATTCATGCTGACCTTAAACCTGAAAACATAATGCTGGTTGATCCAGTCCGCCAACCCTACCGAGTGAAGGTCATTGACTTTGGTTCTGCTAGTCATGTTTCCAAAGCTGTGTGTTCAACCTACCTGCAATCACGCTACTACAG AGCCCCCGAAGTTATTCTTGGATTACCATTCTGTGAAGCTATTGACATGTGGTCACTGGGCTGTGTAATAGCTGAGCTGTTCCTGGGATGGCCTCTTTATCCTGGTGCTTCAGAATATGATCAG ATTCGTTATATCTCACAAACACAAGGCCTGCCCGCTGAATATCTTCTCAGTGCTGGAACAAAAACGACCAGGTTTTTCAACAGAGATCCAAATCTGGGGTACCCACTGTGGAGGCTTAAG ACACCTGAAGAACATGAATTGGAAACTGGAATAAAGTCAAAAGAAGCTCGGAAGTACATTTTTAACTGTTTGGACGACATGGCTCAG GTAAATATGTCTACAGACTTAGAGGGAACAGACATGTTGGCAGAGAAGGCAGATCGGAGAGAATACATTGACCTCTTAAAGAAAATGTTGACGATTGATGCAGATAAGAGAATCACTCCTCTGAAAACTCTCAACCATCAGTTTGTGACAATGACTCACCTTCTGGATTTTCCACACAGTAACCA TGTTAAGTCCTGTTTCCAGAACATGGAGATCTGCAAGCGGAGGGTTCATATGTACGACACA GCCAGTGTTTTAGCTTCCAGTTCGACTGCAGCAGCTGCTACCCTTTCTCTGGCTAATTCAGATGTCTCACTGCTAAACTACCAGTCAGCTTTGTACCCCTCGTCTGCTGCGCCAGTTCCTGGAGTTGCCCAGCAAGGCGTTTCCCTACAGCCTGGGACCACCCAGATCTGCGCTCAGACAGATCCTTTCCAACAAACATTTATAGTATGTCCACCTGCTTTTCAGA CTGGGCtgcaagcaacaacaaaacattctGGATTCCCTGTGAGGATGGATAATGCTGTGCCAATTGTACCCCAGGCGCCGGCTGCTCAGCCACTGCAGATACAGTCAGGAGTACTTACGCAG GGAAGCTGTACACCACTAATGGTAGCAACTCTCCACCCTCAAGTAGCCACCATCACACCGCAGTATGCGGTGCCCTTTACCCTGAGCTGCGCAGCCGGCCGGCCGGCGCTGGTTGAACAGACTGCTGCTGTACTG CAAGCCTGGCCTGGAGGAACCCAACAAATTCTCCTACCTTCAACCTGGCAGCAGTTGCCTGGGGTAGCTCTACACAACTCAGTCCAGCCTACTGCAGTTATTCCAGAAGCCATGGGGAGCAGTCAGCAGCTAGCCGACTGGAG GAATGCCCACTCTCATGGCAACCAGTACAGCACTCTCATGCAGCAGCCATCTTTGCTGACTAACCATGTGACGTTGGCCACTGCTCAGCCTCTGAATGTTGGTGTTGCCCATGTTGTCAGACAACAACAGACTAGTTCCCTCCCTTCAAAGAAGAATAAGCAGTCTGCTCCAGTCTCTTCCAG AGCCTCCTTGGAAGTTCTGCCTTCCCAAGTTTACTCTCTGGTTGGAAGTAGTCCTCTCCGTACCACATCTTCTTATAATTCCCTCGTCCCTGTTCAAGACCAGCATCAGCCAATCATCATTCCAGATACTCCCAGCCCTCCTGTGAGTGTCATCACTATCCGCAGTGACACTGATGAAGAAGAGGACAACAAATATAAGCCCAACAG CTCGGGCTTGAAGGCGAGGTCAAATGTCATCAGCTACGTGACTGTCAATGACTCTCCAGACTCAGACTCCTCCCTGAACAGCCCGTATTCCACTGACACTCTGGGTGCTCTCCGGGGCAACAGTGGGACACTTCTGGAGGGACCTGGCAGAACTGCAGCAGATGGCACTGGTACCCGTACCATCATTGTGCCTCCATTGAAAACTCAGCTTGGTGACTGCACTGTAGCAACACAGGCCTCAG GTCTCCTTAGCAGTAAGACCAAGCCAGTGGCCTCAGTGAGTGGGCAGTCCTCTGGATGCTGTATCACCCCCACAGGGTACCGAGCTCAGCGAGGGGGGACCAGCGCAGTGCAGCCACTCAACCTTAGCCAG aACCAGCAGTCATCGTCAGCTCCAACCTCGCAGGAAAGAAGCAGCAACCCTGCTCCCCGCAGACAGCAGGCATTTGTGGCCCCGCTCTCCCAAGCCCCCTACGCCTTCCAGCATGGCAGCCCACTGCACTCGACGGGGCACCCACACTTGGCCCCAGCCCCTGCTCACCTGCCAAGCCAGCCTCACCTGTACACGTACGCTGCCCCCACTTCTGCTGCTGCATTGGGTTCCACCAGTTCCATTGCTCATCTTTTCTCCCCCCAGGGTTCCTCAAGGCATGCTGCAGCTTATACCACCCACCCTAGCACTCTGGTGCACCAGGTGCCTGTCAGTGTTGGGCCTAGCCTCCTCACTTCCGCCAGTGTGGCCCCTGCTCAGTACCAGCACCAGTTTGCCACTCAGTCCTACATCGGGTCTTCCCGAGGCTCAGCAATTTACACTGGGTACCCACTGAGTCCTACCAAGATCAGTCAGTATTCTTACTTGTAG
- the Hipk1 gene encoding homeodomain-interacting protein kinase 1 isoform X3 translates to MASQLQVFSPPSVSSSAFCSAKKLKIEPSGWDVSGQSSNDKYYTHSKTLPATQGQASSSHQVANFNIPAYDQGLLLPAPAVEHIVVTAADSSGSAATATFQSSQTLTHRSNVSLLEPYQKCGLKRKSEEVDSNGSVQIIEEHPPLMLQNRTVVGAAATTTTVTTKSSSSSGEGDYQLVQHEILCSMTNSYEVLEFLGRGTFGQVAKCWKRSTKEIVAIKILKNHPSYARQGQIEVSILSRLSSENADEYNFVRSYECFQHKNHTCLVFEMLEQNLYDFLKQNKFSPLPLKYIRPILQQVATALMKLKSLGLIHADLKPENIMLVDPVRQPYRVKVIDFGSASHVSKAVCSTYLQSRYYRAPEVILGLPFCEAIDMWSLGCVIAELFLGWPLYPGASEYDQIRYISQTQGLPAEYLLSAGTKTTRFFNRDPNLGYPLWRLKTPEEHELETGIKSKEARKYIFNCLDDMAQVNMSTDLEGTDMLAEKADRREYIDLLKKMLTIDADKRITPLKTLNHQFVTMTHLLDFPHSNHVKSCFQNMEICKRRVHMYDTVSQIKSPFTTHVAPNTSTNLTMSFSNQLNTVHNQASVLASSSTAAAATLSLANSDVSLLNYQSALYPSSAAPVPGVAQQGVSLQPGTTQICAQTDPFQQTFIVCPPAFQTGLQATTKHSGFPVRMDNAVPIVPQAPAAQPLQIQSGVLTQGSCTPLMVATLHPQVATITPQYAVPFTLSCAAGRPALVEQTAAVLQAWPGGTQQILLPSTWQQLPGVALHNSVQPTAVIPEAMGSSQQLADWRNAHSHGNQYSTLMQQPSLLTNHVTLATAQPLNVGVAHVVRQQQTSSLPSKKNKQSAPVSSRASLEVLPSQVYSLVGSSPLRTTSSYNSLVPVQDQHQPIIIPDTPSPPVSVITIRSDTDEEEDNKYKPNSSGLKARSNVISYVTVNDSPDSDSSLNSPYSTDTLGALRGNSGTLLEGPGRTAADGTGTRTIIVPPLKTQLGDCTVATQASGLLSSKTKPVASVSGQSSGCCITPTGYRAQRGGTSAVQPLNLSQHFWTLEELRSPSSAVTKEERTF, encoded by the exons ATGGCATCACAGCTGCAGGTGTTTTCCCCCCCATCAGTGTCGTCGAGTGCCTTCTGCAGTGCGAAGAAACTGAAAATAGAGCCCTCTGGCTGGGATGTTTCAGGACAGAGCAGCAACGACAAATATTATACCCACAGCAAAACCCTCCCAGCTACACAAGGGCAAGCCAGCTCCTCTCACCAGGTAGCAAATTTCAATATTCCTGCTTACGACCAGGGcctccttctcccagctcctgcaGTGGAACATATTGTGGTAACAGCTGCTGATAGCTCAGGCAGTGCCGCTACGGCAACCTTCCAAAGCAGCCAGACCCTGACTCATAGGAGCAACGTTTCTTTGCTTGAGCCATATCAAAAATGTGgattgaaaagaaaaagtgaggaagtcGACAGCAACGGTAGCGTGCAGATCATAGAAGAACACCCCCCTCTCATGCTGCAAAACAGAACTGTGGTGGGTGCTGCTGCCACGACCACCACTGTGACCACGAAGAGTAGTAGTTCTAGTGGAGAAGGGGATTACCAGCTGGTTCAGCATGAGATCCTTTGCTCTATGACCAACAGCTATGAAGTTTTGGAGTTCCTAGGCCGAGGGACATTTGGACAGGTGGCAAAGTGCTGGAAGCGGAGCACCAAGGAAATTGTGGCTATTAAGATCTTGAAGAACCACCCCTCCTATGCCAGACAAGGACAGATTGAAGTGAGCATCCTTTCCCGCCTAAGCAGTGAAAATGCTGATGAGTATAATTTTGTCCGTTCTTATGAGTGTTTTCAGCACAAGAATCATACCTGCCTTGTGTTTGAGATGTTGGAGCAGAACTTGTATGATTTTCTAAAGCAGAACAAGTTTAGCCCACTGCCACTCAAGTACATCAGGCCAATCTTGCAGCAGGTGGCCACAGCCCTGATGAAGCTCAAGAGTCTTGGTCTGATTCATGCTGACCTTAAACCTGAAAACATAATGCTGGTTGATCCAGTCCGCCAACCCTACCGAGTGAAGGTCATTGACTTTGGTTCTGCTAGTCATGTTTCCAAAGCTGTGTGTTCAACCTACCTGCAATCACGCTACTACAG AGCCCCCGAAGTTATTCTTGGATTACCATTCTGTGAAGCTATTGACATGTGGTCACTGGGCTGTGTAATAGCTGAGCTGTTCCTGGGATGGCCTCTTTATCCTGGTGCTTCAGAATATGATCAG ATTCGTTATATCTCACAAACACAAGGCCTGCCCGCTGAATATCTTCTCAGTGCTGGAACAAAAACGACCAGGTTTTTCAACAGAGATCCAAATCTGGGGTACCCACTGTGGAGGCTTAAG ACACCTGAAGAACATGAATTGGAAACTGGAATAAAGTCAAAAGAAGCTCGGAAGTACATTTTTAACTGTTTGGACGACATGGCTCAG GTAAATATGTCTACAGACTTAGAGGGAACAGACATGTTGGCAGAGAAGGCAGATCGGAGAGAATACATTGACCTCTTAAAGAAAATGTTGACGATTGATGCAGATAAGAGAATCACTCCTCTGAAAACTCTCAACCATCAGTTTGTGACAATGACTCACCTTCTGGATTTTCCACACAGTAACCA TGTTAAGTCCTGTTTCCAGAACATGGAGATCTGCAAGCGGAGGGTTCATATGTACGACACAGTGAGTCAGATCAAGAGCCCCTTCACTACACATGTCGCTCCAAATACAAGCACAAACCTCACCATGAGCTTCAGCAACCAGCTCAACACAGTGCACAATCAG GCCAGTGTTTTAGCTTCCAGTTCGACTGCAGCAGCTGCTACCCTTTCTCTGGCTAATTCAGATGTCTCACTGCTAAACTACCAGTCAGCTTTGTACCCCTCGTCTGCTGCGCCAGTTCCTGGAGTTGCCCAGCAAGGCGTTTCCCTACAGCCTGGGACCACCCAGATCTGCGCTCAGACAGATCCTTTCCAACAAACATTTATAGTATGTCCACCTGCTTTTCAGA CTGGGCtgcaagcaacaacaaaacattctGGATTCCCTGTGAGGATGGATAATGCTGTGCCAATTGTACCCCAGGCGCCGGCTGCTCAGCCACTGCAGATACAGTCAGGAGTACTTACGCAG GGAAGCTGTACACCACTAATGGTAGCAACTCTCCACCCTCAAGTAGCCACCATCACACCGCAGTATGCGGTGCCCTTTACCCTGAGCTGCGCAGCCGGCCGGCCGGCGCTGGTTGAACAGACTGCTGCTGTACTG CAAGCCTGGCCTGGAGGAACCCAACAAATTCTCCTACCTTCAACCTGGCAGCAGTTGCCTGGGGTAGCTCTACACAACTCAGTCCAGCCTACTGCAGTTATTCCAGAAGCCATGGGGAGCAGTCAGCAGCTAGCCGACTGGAG GAATGCCCACTCTCATGGCAACCAGTACAGCACTCTCATGCAGCAGCCATCTTTGCTGACTAACCATGTGACGTTGGCCACTGCTCAGCCTCTGAATGTTGGTGTTGCCCATGTTGTCAGACAACAACAGACTAGTTCCCTCCCTTCAAAGAAGAATAAGCAGTCTGCTCCAGTCTCTTCCAG AGCCTCCTTGGAAGTTCTGCCTTCCCAAGTTTACTCTCTGGTTGGAAGTAGTCCTCTCCGTACCACATCTTCTTATAATTCCCTCGTCCCTGTTCAAGACCAGCATCAGCCAATCATCATTCCAGATACTCCCAGCCCTCCTGTGAGTGTCATCACTATCCGCAGTGACACTGATGAAGAAGAGGACAACAAATATAAGCCCAACAG CTCGGGCTTGAAGGCGAGGTCAAATGTCATCAGCTACGTGACTGTCAATGACTCTCCAGACTCAGACTCCTCCCTGAACAGCCCGTATTCCACTGACACTCTGGGTGCTCTCCGGGGCAACAGTGGGACACTTCTGGAGGGACCTGGCAGAACTGCAGCAGATGGCACTGGTACCCGTACCATCATTGTGCCTCCATTGAAAACTCAGCTTGGTGACTGCACTGTAGCAACACAGGCCTCAG GTCTCCTTAGCAGTAAGACCAAGCCAGTGGCCTCAGTGAGTGGGCAGTCCTCTGGATGCTGTATCACCCCCACAGGGTACCGAGCTCAGCGAGGGGGGACCAGCGCAGTGCAGCCACTCAACCTTAGCCAG CATTTTTGGACTTTGGAAGAGCTCAGAAGCCCATCTTCTGCAGTTACCAAGGAAGAAAGAACGTTCTGA
- the Hipk1 gene encoding homeodomain-interacting protein kinase 1 isoform X1, which yields MASQLQVFSPPSVSSSAFCSAKKLKIEPSGWDVSGQSSNDKYYTHSKTLPATQGQASSSHQVANFNIPAYDQGLLLPAPAVEHIVVTAADSSGSAATATFQSSQTLTHRSNVSLLEPYQKCGLKRKSEEVDSNGSVQIIEEHPPLMLQNRTVVGAAATTTTVTTKSSSSSGEGDYQLVQHEILCSMTNSYEVLEFLGRGTFGQVAKCWKRSTKEIVAIKILKNHPSYARQGQIEVSILSRLSSENADEYNFVRSYECFQHKNHTCLVFEMLEQNLYDFLKQNKFSPLPLKYIRPILQQVATALMKLKSLGLIHADLKPENIMLVDPVRQPYRVKVIDFGSASHVSKAVCSTYLQSRYYRAPEVILGLPFCEAIDMWSLGCVIAELFLGWPLYPGASEYDQIRYISQTQGLPAEYLLSAGTKTTRFFNRDPNLGYPLWRLKTPEEHELETGIKSKEARKYIFNCLDDMAQVNMSTDLEGTDMLAEKADRREYIDLLKKMLTIDADKRITPLKTLNHQFVTMTHLLDFPHSNHVKSCFQNMEICKRRVHMYDTVSQIKSPFTTHVAPNTSTNLTMSFSNQLNTVHNQASVLASSSTAAAATLSLANSDVSLLNYQSALYPSSAAPVPGVAQQGVSLQPGTTQICAQTDPFQQTFIVCPPAFQTGLQATTKHSGFPVRMDNAVPIVPQAPAAQPLQIQSGVLTQGSCTPLMVATLHPQVATITPQYAVPFTLSCAAGRPALVEQTAAVLQAWPGGTQQILLPSTWQQLPGVALHNSVQPTAVIPEAMGSSQQLADWRNAHSHGNQYSTLMQQPSLLTNHVTLATAQPLNVGVAHVVRQQQTSSLPSKKNKQSAPVSSRASLEVLPSQVYSLVGSSPLRTTSSYNSLVPVQDQHQPIIIPDTPSPPVSVITIRSDTDEEEDNKYKPNSSGLKARSNVISYVTVNDSPDSDSSLNSPYSTDTLGALRGNSGTLLEGPGRTAADGTGTRTIIVPPLKTQLGDCTVATQASGLLSSKTKPVASVSGQSSGCCITPTGYRAQRGGTSAVQPLNLSQNQQSSSAPTSQERSSNPAPRRQQAFVAPLSQAPYAFQHGSPLHSTGHPHLAPAPAHLPSQPHLYTYAAPTSAAALGSTSSIAHLFSPQGSSRHAAAYTTHPSTLVHQVPVSVGPSLLTSASVAPAQYQHQFATQSYIGSSRGSAIYTGYPLSPTKISQYSYL from the exons ATGGCATCACAGCTGCAGGTGTTTTCCCCCCCATCAGTGTCGTCGAGTGCCTTCTGCAGTGCGAAGAAACTGAAAATAGAGCCCTCTGGCTGGGATGTTTCAGGACAGAGCAGCAACGACAAATATTATACCCACAGCAAAACCCTCCCAGCTACACAAGGGCAAGCCAGCTCCTCTCACCAGGTAGCAAATTTCAATATTCCTGCTTACGACCAGGGcctccttctcccagctcctgcaGTGGAACATATTGTGGTAACAGCTGCTGATAGCTCAGGCAGTGCCGCTACGGCAACCTTCCAAAGCAGCCAGACCCTGACTCATAGGAGCAACGTTTCTTTGCTTGAGCCATATCAAAAATGTGgattgaaaagaaaaagtgaggaagtcGACAGCAACGGTAGCGTGCAGATCATAGAAGAACACCCCCCTCTCATGCTGCAAAACAGAACTGTGGTGGGTGCTGCTGCCACGACCACCACTGTGACCACGAAGAGTAGTAGTTCTAGTGGAGAAGGGGATTACCAGCTGGTTCAGCATGAGATCCTTTGCTCTATGACCAACAGCTATGAAGTTTTGGAGTTCCTAGGCCGAGGGACATTTGGACAGGTGGCAAAGTGCTGGAAGCGGAGCACCAAGGAAATTGTGGCTATTAAGATCTTGAAGAACCACCCCTCCTATGCCAGACAAGGACAGATTGAAGTGAGCATCCTTTCCCGCCTAAGCAGTGAAAATGCTGATGAGTATAATTTTGTCCGTTCTTATGAGTGTTTTCAGCACAAGAATCATACCTGCCTTGTGTTTGAGATGTTGGAGCAGAACTTGTATGATTTTCTAAAGCAGAACAAGTTTAGCCCACTGCCACTCAAGTACATCAGGCCAATCTTGCAGCAGGTGGCCACAGCCCTGATGAAGCTCAAGAGTCTTGGTCTGATTCATGCTGACCTTAAACCTGAAAACATAATGCTGGTTGATCCAGTCCGCCAACCCTACCGAGTGAAGGTCATTGACTTTGGTTCTGCTAGTCATGTTTCCAAAGCTGTGTGTTCAACCTACCTGCAATCACGCTACTACAG AGCCCCCGAAGTTATTCTTGGATTACCATTCTGTGAAGCTATTGACATGTGGTCACTGGGCTGTGTAATAGCTGAGCTGTTCCTGGGATGGCCTCTTTATCCTGGTGCTTCAGAATATGATCAG ATTCGTTATATCTCACAAACACAAGGCCTGCCCGCTGAATATCTTCTCAGTGCTGGAACAAAAACGACCAGGTTTTTCAACAGAGATCCAAATCTGGGGTACCCACTGTGGAGGCTTAAG ACACCTGAAGAACATGAATTGGAAACTGGAATAAAGTCAAAAGAAGCTCGGAAGTACATTTTTAACTGTTTGGACGACATGGCTCAG GTAAATATGTCTACAGACTTAGAGGGAACAGACATGTTGGCAGAGAAGGCAGATCGGAGAGAATACATTGACCTCTTAAAGAAAATGTTGACGATTGATGCAGATAAGAGAATCACTCCTCTGAAAACTCTCAACCATCAGTTTGTGACAATGACTCACCTTCTGGATTTTCCACACAGTAACCA TGTTAAGTCCTGTTTCCAGAACATGGAGATCTGCAAGCGGAGGGTTCATATGTACGACACAGTGAGTCAGATCAAGAGCCCCTTCACTACACATGTCGCTCCAAATACAAGCACAAACCTCACCATGAGCTTCAGCAACCAGCTCAACACAGTGCACAATCAG GCCAGTGTTTTAGCTTCCAGTTCGACTGCAGCAGCTGCTACCCTTTCTCTGGCTAATTCAGATGTCTCACTGCTAAACTACCAGTCAGCTTTGTACCCCTCGTCTGCTGCGCCAGTTCCTGGAGTTGCCCAGCAAGGCGTTTCCCTACAGCCTGGGACCACCCAGATCTGCGCTCAGACAGATCCTTTCCAACAAACATTTATAGTATGTCCACCTGCTTTTCAGA CTGGGCtgcaagcaacaacaaaacattctGGATTCCCTGTGAGGATGGATAATGCTGTGCCAATTGTACCCCAGGCGCCGGCTGCTCAGCCACTGCAGATACAGTCAGGAGTACTTACGCAG GGAAGCTGTACACCACTAATGGTAGCAACTCTCCACCCTCAAGTAGCCACCATCACACCGCAGTATGCGGTGCCCTTTACCCTGAGCTGCGCAGCCGGCCGGCCGGCGCTGGTTGAACAGACTGCTGCTGTACTG CAAGCCTGGCCTGGAGGAACCCAACAAATTCTCCTACCTTCAACCTGGCAGCAGTTGCCTGGGGTAGCTCTACACAACTCAGTCCAGCCTACTGCAGTTATTCCAGAAGCCATGGGGAGCAGTCAGCAGCTAGCCGACTGGAG GAATGCCCACTCTCATGGCAACCAGTACAGCACTCTCATGCAGCAGCCATCTTTGCTGACTAACCATGTGACGTTGGCCACTGCTCAGCCTCTGAATGTTGGTGTTGCCCATGTTGTCAGACAACAACAGACTAGTTCCCTCCCTTCAAAGAAGAATAAGCAGTCTGCTCCAGTCTCTTCCAG AGCCTCCTTGGAAGTTCTGCCTTCCCAAGTTTACTCTCTGGTTGGAAGTAGTCCTCTCCGTACCACATCTTCTTATAATTCCCTCGTCCCTGTTCAAGACCAGCATCAGCCAATCATCATTCCAGATACTCCCAGCCCTCCTGTGAGTGTCATCACTATCCGCAGTGACACTGATGAAGAAGAGGACAACAAATATAAGCCCAACAG CTCGGGCTTGAAGGCGAGGTCAAATGTCATCAGCTACGTGACTGTCAATGACTCTCCAGACTCAGACTCCTCCCTGAACAGCCCGTATTCCACTGACACTCTGGGTGCTCTCCGGGGCAACAGTGGGACACTTCTGGAGGGACCTGGCAGAACTGCAGCAGATGGCACTGGTACCCGTACCATCATTGTGCCTCCATTGAAAACTCAGCTTGGTGACTGCACTGTAGCAACACAGGCCTCAG GTCTCCTTAGCAGTAAGACCAAGCCAGTGGCCTCAGTGAGTGGGCAGTCCTCTGGATGCTGTATCACCCCCACAGGGTACCGAGCTCAGCGAGGGGGGACCAGCGCAGTGCAGCCACTCAACCTTAGCCAG aACCAGCAGTCATCGTCAGCTCCAACCTCGCAGGAAAGAAGCAGCAACCCTGCTCCCCGCAGACAGCAGGCATTTGTGGCCCCGCTCTCCCAAGCCCCCTACGCCTTCCAGCATGGCAGCCCACTGCACTCGACGGGGCACCCACACTTGGCCCCAGCCCCTGCTCACCTGCCAAGCCAGCCTCACCTGTACACGTACGCTGCCCCCACTTCTGCTGCTGCATTGGGTTCCACCAGTTCCATTGCTCATCTTTTCTCCCCCCAGGGTTCCTCAAGGCATGCTGCAGCTTATACCACCCACCCTAGCACTCTGGTGCACCAGGTGCCTGTCAGTGTTGGGCCTAGCCTCCTCACTTCCGCCAGTGTGGCCCCTGCTCAGTACCAGCACCAGTTTGCCACTCAGTCCTACATCGGGTCTTCCCGAGGCTCAGCAATTTACACTGGGTACCCACTGAGTCCTACCAAGATCAGTCAGTATTCTTACTTGTAG